The DNA window AAGGAAACTCCTCCCaagccatttaaaaaaatgccagcGACGTATTTAGGGGTGGACTGAGCGGGCCCCGGCCCCCCTTATTTTCAGATTTTTGgcttaagaaataaaaagaaattaaagtaaatatgaagaacaatgaatacccccctttcttgaaacccttgcttcgccaccccctctcccccacccCGCTCACCCCAACCCCTTTTTGGAGCCCTTAGATTCGCCCCTGAAggcttttttttccaaaatgcATCGCACAGCGTCTGGGTCCCAGACTGGTTCACACGGCAAATATTGGGAAGTTGTACGAACAAATGGTACTTATGGGTAGTAATTATTTGTGAAAAAACAAAGGCTGCAGATATCAAGCGATATCACAGCCATCATCAATTAATTACATTTGCAAATAGCCGTTTGCGCTGattaaataggtgtatacgtTTAAGAAAGAAAGGTAAGTCATAAAAAAGTAATTATTTAATTTACTCCTTTTttacaatatatatattttttccgtTTTCGTGACAAAACACTGACTCAACCACTTAAAAATAACAGGAATACCTTTGAACTATAAACTGTCTGCTAGCTTTCTCTCCCCTAAACAGTTCGGACGCGACATTAAAATAAACATAGGAAAAATTGAGCATCGCCGATTATACTTTTTGTCAACTCCCTTTTCATTTCTGTCCAGTCGTACAGGCTTTCGTAGTACTCGTAGAAGGCTATTGGAATCATAAACGCCATAGTCTGTTCGCTCGATAAAATACAAGAATCCGCATATCGGTAGGCTTTTGGAATCCCCGTGATAAATGCCTGCGTAGTCGATAAGACATAAGAAGTCTTCGTAGTAACTCTCGGTAGGCTATCGGAATCCCAGTCATTCATACCTTCTTAGTCGATAAGACATAAGAAGTCTTCGTAATACTCTCGGAAGGCTTTCGGGATCAGCGCGAAGTCTTTTGGGTAGCTTTGGGCTTCTAAACACCCTATAAATAAATTCAAAGATTATGTTTTATATCTACGTCTTTTTGTGAATAGAAAAACCTAAGGCAAACAGAAGCAGAACCTACCTTGACTCGAGTCGCCATCTGTAAGCTGCAATAGAGCTAAAGCTGCGTCAAACTCGTGCCTCTGCCTTCTTAACAGTTTGTCCTGCAAGAAAAGGTCAATTAGTACACGCAGCCAGACTGGCGGGCTATAGCTGAAATTCTTAATAAGTTAAGCTTCAAAATAAGGACTAAGGGAAATTTGACTCTAGCTCCTAAACTCTGCAAGGGAAGCACTCTGGCAGCAGTTTCTATAGCTTCGTCTGTAAACTCCACCTTATACGACATTGTAGATCAGCTAGGGtccgccagtctgtggcattttggatgcgtgcgcaacatcgtgaaaacggtctatAGGCGACTTGTACTACCTGATCACGTGAATTTTGAGTGGCAAATGAAAGACaagatatacctatttcaaaaacgtTCTCAGTgcgaaacggcaaatggcgattggcaaatggcagttctaggaccgaaaggaaccatgggtcttattaaatttctactaaatgctaaagaatatggataaatcaaacaattatccattaaagatcactaatgtatgtctctgacattgctagactttacttaacacctttaatttaacgaatgattagtacccagaagcaccgttcgggcttagaactgccatttactatttgccattcgccatttgcactgacaaccttttttgaaataggtgtatacacagaaatgactgcgccatCACGCGACAAAAacgacaaaacaaaaatgaaaatgagCCCTTTCTGACTAGAAAACTTTCTGGCTTATTATGTAAGCGCTAAAGTTGATTTTTGctcttgttattttgccgctaaaaaaACTGAGCGCGCGCTGGTTTGCcacaagtcacgtgattaaCAAGTTTATAAAGTGtcaggctaagttcaaacgtcgtattatccatgagcctcattcaatgcaaatgaagatgaagcaATCGAAGCTATGGTAACAAGGGGGACATGGGATTCCTTATTCACACAACCCTTTAAAGCGCTTGTTGCGCGCGTCGTGAATCTACAACATTTTGATCATGACGGATAAACCCTGAACATGCGCACTTCGAAGAGATggagaaagaaaatacaatttcttacaGTAGCCatcttgtattccggactgattttccattttcaaaacataaataacgtgaggccgaaatacacatacccagattttggctttttaagatattttttcccttgatcatcattatccTGTGCATCAGTTCAgtgacgaaaagctcaaatttcaatgacactacaAAAAGTCGTATTAATTTataaaagtcgcatttgatattttgtttaatattGCTCACAAAATACTTATTTGacgtgaaatgagcttattggaaacgccaagtcatgtttttctgtcatgtcGACATTGCACGGAAAACTATGCGAAATTTGTAAAATAACGACCATCAGTACAAATTACCTCCTACGAGTTGCTTACCTTCAGTGTTCCAAATTTATGTATGAGCGCTGCTATGTCTGTTCGTATCCTCTCGGCACTGGGATATCGCATAGAGTTACTTGCAGCTGGATGTAAAACCTGACGATAAGCAAAGCACTTTTAGTTTAAGGTCTATGCCGAGAGTTTCCATGTACCACGGTAGGCACAGGGGGCCCAAATGAATCTTTTtatttcgggggggggggggggggggttgttgCGCGGGAAATTGTGTCGAGTTAATAAGCGAAACTGGGGGGATTTTAGAGACGCAACTTAACATGGGTAGTAAACATGTTGATATGATGCTGAATGAAAACTAGAAAATGGTAGGTTTGGCAATTCTGCTCCCGGAATATTCTTTTAGTAAGATTCACAAATCAACATTGGCATCGTTCGACGCCAATTGCATCCCCGAAAACCGTCCCAACATGCTGATTGCTTATCATCTTGACCCAATCCCCCGCGCAATGTAAGTATGGCGAATTGCTCACTTGATCATCATTAGCAGAGGGAGACTGGGTACTTCCTTTCTACCAGGTCTGGTTGAGACCTATAATTCGTGTACGAAATCATGCGGAATAACCAAATAATCATGAAGGGGGCATTTAATCTTTCATATAAATGCAATATTGTGCTTTGAACGTCTCGCATCGAGCGGATGTAAATGGATTCAATATAGTACTTTCGAGGTCTCGGTACAGGCTGTACGTTTACTTGAATCTTGAAATTGCGTAGTAAGTACACACCAGTACAGTAAACCAATGCTTTAATGGTTTTGTTAACACAATCATGGCGCTAATGGGAAAACTCTGCACATACCTCTCGGTGTTGCATAGTCATCTGGTGCTTGAGAATCGTACAAACTCCAAACGGCACATCCCTCCTGATCAGGGAACGCGCAAAGTTGCCAAACAGACGCACCACCTCCTGCTCAAATGATATCCTCAgcttttcctaaaaaaaaaaggggttAAAAGTGTATTTCAGGCGGCCTTTTTTTCAACCAGAAAAATACCAAGTACGATAAAGCATAGGCTATCCTATTATGTTTCAAACGCGCAACGATTTTGATTTAATATGTAAGTTTTGTCGGTAACTTGTAGAAAAACAAATCGCGTGCTCTGGTTGGCTGATATTTGACTATTTGGGGCCCATTTCCTTACACCCGACATTTGCGCGCCGGTCACGTGGTGTGATTTTGAGCATTCTGAGAAATCTTCCCAAAATTTCCAAAAAGCCTAAAGCGCTTCTCGTGTTCATAAAATAAGTTTTAAATTTATAACGGTACATATTTTGCACCCCCTGTTTGGTTAACATGACATGGTGTGATCGAAGTGTAAGTAAAGGCCAACTTAAACATTTCAAGCCTTTTGACTGACGGAAGGCATTATGAGTTTTTTGCTTGGAATAATTAAGCGTTAGTTCACAGATTACTCAAAATCACTGTTACAACCTATAAAATGAGACAATGCGAGGATAAGAATCTTACCTGTTCCACCTGATGACTTGTTCTTAGTTTACTGAGTTCTTCACTTTCCATATCTTTGACTTCAGATATCTATGAAATGTATAATGAATTAAAAAGAATTAAATTTTATAGCATTTGAAATGGATTGCGCCCATGAGTGGATTTAGTGGTGGGAGtgaccaccccccccccccccttatttaAGATATTtggttaaaaaataacaagaaatataaggaaatccacggAAGAGCAATGACTCCGGCCCAGTTTTCTTGAAACCTTTGCCCGCCCCCCATGGACTTTTGGATCTCATTTGCACATGGTTTCACATTCTACGAAAACATGCATATAAGTAGGGCACAAACGGCGCTCAGATGTAGACACTTAATTAATAGACCCCCGTCAAGTGTACTTGAGTAAAGAAGGGATAATGGACCACATTTGGGTAGTTCCCCAGAAAAgaacatttctttttttacctttGTTGGAACCTGGGAGACGCTCCTGTTTATCAAGAAATCCTTGTATCCCGGGATGTTTAGAGGTAGTTCGTGCATGGAGTATCTATGCTGTTCAATAAATTTTCTCCAAGAGGGATCTCTTATGTGGCTAGCACATTCTTGCCCCTCGACAGCAGAGTCATCACTCTTTGAGGAAATCCTCACAGACGACCGACGCTTCTTCACATAGGCACTTTTATGGGTAGGAATGGAATTTTCCTTGTTCCTCAGCCTGTCTTGCCTTGTGATAATTGTCCTCCCGCTTGCCTCCCGCCCTTTATGCATTTCCTTTTCACCTTCTTTGTCCTGTGTGCTTGGAGACTTCACCTGCTCTGATACTTCATCTTCCTCGAATAACTCACCATTTGGGTTAATAACCTCGGCACAATTCAAATCCCTGCTGTTCGAGGCATGCTCTTTCTGCTGATTATCACTCACTGTTGAGCTGCTCATGACGGTGGCTGTTGAGATTACTCGAGGTTGGGTCTCAATGCTGTTTTGGGATCCAGAGACCGAATTCACAGGTGCAGTTATCAATGAGTTATCCGTTGTTACTTGTAAATACGAGGATATCTCAATCATTGCTTTATCCATACATTCATTCAATTTCCTTGGGTCAACCTCTTCATCTGCCATTTCAATATCAGTCGCTGAGTCAAAAGGTATGTGCTTCTCAGACTTAAGCTCATTCTGATTGCAATCTTGAGCACTTTGCGCATTGTTCTGATAATGCGGAGACCTACTAATATCTTTAGAAACCTTCTGCAATCCATTTGTCTGGCAGGTCCCTTCATTATGGACATTAGAAGTTTCTGTAGAACCTTTCTTTATTTCGGTATCACTATAGTTGTTTACTGAGTCCCTTGTATCTCTTAAGGGAATGCTGCCATGGGCTGTGTCCTCTTGCAGCTTGGGGGTGTTTGTTGGTGCCTTGCCTGTTTGCAAGAGTTCTATAATAGATGCTGATCTTGCCAGATCAATTGCTTTGTATTCCTGGAGGGTCATCTTGTCTGGGTCAGCTCCATGGTAAAGGAGGAGCTCTACCACCTAAGTCACACAACAGCAATGTGAATTTGGTACGATTCAATTAGAGGTTTACAATTCTAAGAGCCGTAGTCAGCCAATATGCTTCACtttatttactaaattcaATCAAACATATCACTTTCCAGGCTTTTCAAAATCAGCCTGAAAATGggtgctttctcacactttttCGCAAAACAAAATCGCAGCTTATCACAGGCATTATGTAGATGCTTAGAGATTTGGCACAGATTCAACCACTATAATTCCCCTTTATTATGCAGGCAACTTCTATCTCATGATCACTTTCAAAAGTCTTCTTAAGGTTAGGGAACAGTTTCGCGACATCGTCCCGGAAAAAAATGATTACGCACGCACAATTTATCCAAACTATACAAACGAGGTAACAAATTAATCATTACCTAAGAATCTacctatgtttgttatttgctttaaagaaaacatttttaataaaattttggAAGAATTTAGGTACCATACCCCGTGAGTGAAAACTGACGCCAAATTACACTTTATTATGCAGGTAACTTCTATCTCATGCTGGAAATAAGTCTTCAAAAAAAGTAAAGCTAGTTTGCAGGGAGTTTGATTTATCAGGATTTCATAGCATACTGTACATTCTTTTATTCATTGTGAGATTCTTATAATCTTATCTTTTAGGGCAGAACCTTGCATATGAAGGGCTTGTGATGTCTACTGTAGCTATGTGGGAAACATGGCCATTGTCAACATTAATTATGTTTGCATCTCTTTGTCTATGTATAATTTGCCAGCGTTCtaaacaatattttaaatttctcACCTGCACATGGTTATTAATGATGGCGTCATGTAGAGGGGTAATTGACTCATAGCCAGGGGTGTTCACACATGCTCCCGCCTTTATTAGCTCTTCAACAATTGAGATGTGACCAAAATTGCAAGCCTCATGCAGGGGTGTCCAGCctgaagaaaatgaaattaatTGTCTATGGTTgacaaaaaaattcaaaacagTGTGGCAACACAAAAAATGTGTTACAGtatttctttcacaaaactgaatgataaaagatatgatagacaaaaacaaaaacaaagacatccATAAGTTTCTCAACAATGTGGCTGTGCTTCCATTCCActgcgtgtgtgtgtgtgctgATGTAAgtttgaaaattgaaaactctGAGCACGTCAACCTCCTTCTTGGGTTTAACATTTACAGAGACAAAAATACCTCTTTTTTCCTAATGGAATTGGGAATGGGGTTTCAATATTTATAATACAACATTTGACAGATTTAAGAGATATTACTATGGTATGAAAGCCCAAAAAAATAGCTGACTTCCTTCAACatctgaaataataaaaaagattgGTTGTGCTCACTCCTGATTGATCTTGTAGTGAAAAATTGGCTGATAATCATGTCACAACTATTGTAAGTAGGAGGAGACGCTTGTGCTCTTTACACACTCAAGCATTTCATTGCCTAACTGATTGGCTAGTAAAGTTAATGTCAATCAGATGGGATGTTTCTTGCATCCTCAATGacttaattgaaaaaaaaaacatagaggcAAAAGTAGGCTACGTCACACTGCTATATCTTTACCTGCGTAGTCCTTGATGTTCACATTGGCTCCAGCTTTGATCAGTGACCTCAGTTCATCAACATCTCCTTTAATAGATGCAAGGTGCAATGCCGTTTCACCACGCTCATTTCTCTTGCTAACTCGCACAGCATTACTCTCTTTCTTCTCTGGCTCTTTCTGTCGTAATCTCTCAGATGGTTGCTCTGCACTCTCATCAGTCTCTGATTCTGCTTCTTCTTTTTGAGCCTCCCTTGCTGTAACCTATTTGCAAACATCAGATTTGTTTAAAATCTTTCCCTAAATATCCTAAAATCTCCAAAATGTGAAGACATGGTAAAATGGTAGACTTACAAAAAGAGCTAATTGTAAGTTGTTCCATGGATAAGCAATTGTCCAATCATCCAATAACATTAAACTTAGTAGACTGTGgaaattgataagtagggggtggaagttacttcattagttcaaataaaactttaatTGACTTTCATTTAAAAGTAGCTGGCATTGGAAGATAGTAGCTGGTGGTTCCACCACCCGCCGGGCCTTAATTACTGAAACTCTGACTACTATAGTATTTGAGTATAACACATATAATATGATGTCATTCTTGACTTGACTTTGCCATATCAATACTCATCTGTAGCATAACAAAGATAACAAAGCtcgacatatttttttctctataaGGAATCAGTCATTTCTCACCTCCAGTAAGTACTGCAGCTGCTGCCGTTCAGTTAGAGGGTAGACGGGCCAGGAGCCATCAACTGGTTTAGGTGTGCTGGGTGGAGCCACAGCAGAAGAGCTTGTTTTTTTAGGTTTATTGATGATACCAGTAGACACCTTTTTAgctgaaatatatatatatatatatatttttataaatgtaCAGTCATTAGCAAAAGGGTTGCTACAACCAGAAATATATTGTTTCCTAATATGTGGTAGGAACTGGCCATGCTGGAActgaggaacacaagcttTTAGAAAGCTCAAAGTCAAACTCAGGGCTGAAAAACAAATACTATCTATGTCTGAgctgggaatcgaacccatTTCAGCAGAGATGAGAAGCCCCATACCCTgacgcactaacacactggtCCAGGCTTGACCCCTAGATTGCACAGTGTTACATGCAAACAGTCTACAACACCACACTTATTCTATAATACACATACAGTCATGCAGCTATTTAAATTAATTTTGAAGGGTACCTTTTACAGCTGAGCCACCACCAGCCAGGAGAAAGAGCTTTCTTTTTGAACCAATCTTACCAGGCTTCTTTCTAAGGCCTCCTTCCTGTGAaataagtttatttatttatgttaaACATTTATGGTGATGAGGGCCAAATGAAAATCAAAAGAATAGGACTCAAGGTCCCTTACAAGCTTAGCCTCTGACGGAGGTGACCTTTGGCAGCGCCGCAAAGTATGCTGGATCTCCGAGCAATATCCTCCGTGGGTCAGCAGTTTAGTTAACATTACTAACGTTACAAATTCAAAGCTTCAGCGTTACCGGTACAGCATCAGCCCATGGAAAAATTATTTAAGTAGACATgaacattttctttgtttggtTGTGCACTGTATCTATGTGAACACAACTAGAAAATCCCTAACAAATCTTTCCCTTGACCAAGTGTTCACACATATGCAGGCTATATGTCAAAAAAATTACACACTTTATTATTCTGACAAATAACACTGAGCTTACTCTACTGCTCTTCTTGTACTTCTTCTtaggtatctatttgttttattttggtaTTCATGTTTAAATTCTAAAATCAATCCCTGCTACAGTAATATACCTTGAATGGTGTTATGGGGTCCAAGCTAAGGACACTGTCTGGTCCCTCTGGGGTGATATGTTGCGGGAGCATTTCCCTCTCACCAGCTGTAGTCATGGTAACCATACTTGGGGTGGTTGGGACCCTTGTACCGGATAGAGTAATAGGGGCCTCCATGTTAACCACCTGTTAAAGTGTACAAATTGAATCGTATTTATGGGTCTATTTTGCAATAGTATGACTTGCTCTACCATGTGCAGCCAAAACAATGTTTAAAGAAAGCCAGCCAATTATGCAAGATATGTGCAGTAAAATCTCACGGACAGTGAATACCTGCAAAAATGATATCTGTGTTTATCACTTCTATATTCTGTATCATCTAACATTGCATTCATGGTTCCAAATACGATGCTTGTATATACCTCTCATTGAACAAATTTTACACCAAATAATTTTTCATCGTTTTATGGCCCAAGGGCAAAGCTCTACAAagactatttttgttttcatatgGTCAAGTAGAATgaagccttctcaaaaccagcCGGCTGCCGGCTCACAGGCCACCTCCTCTTGATGTTTGACAGTCTCCATACAGACGGAAAATATATTACTATTTTTTCTTGctcccaaaaatatttttgaaaaggCTGAAATTAGGACAATAAGACTATACAGAACTTTGAGTAAATTTGTCATCACAAAGTGTTGCATTGTTTCCTGGTGGGTCGTATGAGGATATATGGCCCATTAATCAACTAATCCACTTACCACTGTAGCTGTATAATAAAGCAAAATCTTAGAAACCAGcagaaaggaaaacaaaaaataaatatacataAATTTTATTAGAGGGTTTTATATTTCCTGGGTAACACTGAATTCAGACATCCCTAATTTGGCAGACCATGCCAGCTATTTCTTTAATCAGCCAAATCATGTTTACAGGAGATTCTCTAATAAATAATCACCATTTCATTATAGTCAAAGATTTCACAATTGGATACAAGCACCAAACTGAGGGTATTTTTCCTTTCGTTTTAACATTGTACATAATTATTTCATTTAAGCCTGTTTCAGTAAGAAAACGATAGCTTGCAGTATATAAAGTAAAATATGTTCTCATTTGTTATCGGAATGGAATATTCTTGGGTATGCTAAATGTTTAAATTTTCAATTTTGCTCTTTAGATGGGCGAGACAGATAACTGAGTAGACGCGCTACGTTCAGACAAAATTCAACCGTGTCATAAGTACGTAGTCCAAACACGTCGATTAGAACAGAACAAGCATATCTCATTCGGTTGATTTTACTGAATATTCTACAAAGTATGTAAAAAGCAGAGTTATCTAGTATCACTACTTATTCGAAAAGCGAACAAAGGGCCTTATTCGGTTTCTACAAGAAACAAACGCAAAACATTCGCTAGAACTGCGCCCTTAAAATGCTCAAACCCGACATATTTCAAACTTAAATGTATCACTTACCAATTTAGTAGGTGATTGTTTAGCGGCAAGTGCCAAATTCAGGTGCACTGGTTCattaaaaaaagtgtttgAGTCGCTTGTTGTTGGGAAGGTTTCGTGTTGTTTTGAATTGGACCCTCGTGTGCAGCGCTCCTTGCAGAATGATCAATCGACGCTCTCGGGATTCTCAACCAATCACGTGCGAGTATTCAAATTACACTTCCCGCCATAATCAAGATATCCTGGTATCTAAGGGGTTTCTCCGCTGACCAGCAAGCAGACCCGTGGAAACGGTAAACACCTACAATACTAGCAAGCTACAGACCTAAAACATCCTTGAATAATGTACCCCATAAAAGTATTTCTCTATGTGCTTCAAGAATGAGGATAGCTGTTAGGATATTTTAGGAGGAAATCAAGAAGTCCAACTTCTAGGGCTTCGTTTTGACGCAAGTTTCAAACCATAGGAATTTCTATTCAGAGAAAGAAAATCAGGATGTAATATGTCATGTCTGGTAAGGgagtggggcactgggggccagtactttcaaaaattatataaGGAAATGCCCAGAAGatgcgtggctgtgccccctccaatattttctccGGCTCTCGGAGAACTAAATTCTTCTGGTCTTATGTCAATCtcatatatattatataattaGCTGAATTCGTTATAACATTGGATTATGACTGGAGGAATACTGTGCGGACGGGGACGGGCAGGGTTTTTcttgttctcttttttcacATGAACGCGCGGTTTGTACACGGACCTGGTCGGCCTGACAAGCGCAATCATTTTGCTATTATTTCCTTTCACCAAACCGTATAAAACCCCATAAAACAACTGTCTTATCTAGGTGGGGGgtcccccccctccttctTTGAGGTGCAAAGGAAATTGCTATGTGAAAAAGATTCCACAAAGAGCATTGCACCTACTTATCTCCTTTGCTTCCCAGAATTTAGAGAAGTTAAAGTACCAGCATAAAGTGGAAAAATCCTTCTTCAGAACCCCCCTAAGGAAGTCAAATAAAATCCCACCCCCTGTCACTGagccaccccccaccccacccccatccCTTTCAGCAAAAAAGCAAACATGAGCCCGCATTGCATGCTTCAGTATCCAGCGTTTCTTTCTTGGCTGCGAAAagagtcattttattttctttcacTTTGCTAGCAATACTGGGGCTGTTTGCGCAGGGCTGAAGTTAACACGAGAAGAGCTGCAAGGAAAGTTGTTTCAGCCGTTGAAGAACGATCGCAGATAACGCTGAGTCAGCGCCTTTTTAATGGGACCAGTGACGTCATAGTCGATCATTCTCTTATCAATTAAAACTAATTTGGGGTTGTGAGAGGGATGGTCTAATTCCTTCATCGCCTGGTCGTGTATTATTCTGTGATCACATGGCATCAGGACAAGTAAATAAGGCGTCGGTACAAGACGGCTACGTGGATGTGCGCAACGACAAGACCGATACAATGTGGTGAGGTATCAGATAGTCATTAGTCGTCATTATCAATTGTGAGGTTCTATGGAAGCCAAAATTGTGCGCGCGCAGATCAGATCATATGTTTGGTGAGAATTAGGTGCAAGTGTATTGGTGGGATCATAAGGACTTGTTTTTTGGTCGCTTCGGATCGCATGAAAATGTGATCAGGTGTTGATGGTCTCGATCCCCGAAGAGACTCTGATCTATCAAAATGGTTTATATATCGTTCCTATATCCCCTCTTAACGAGGCAATCGAAATACACAAATATCCGTATTCGTTAACCAGATGATAATGGTTTACCAAAAACTAGTAGtcaactctgccaaatttttgtcTGGTGCTTTTGGTGGTGATCCTTGTATCGATACCATTTAAAATAActtaaaagaaaattaaaaaaaaaagaaagaaagaaagcacTAGCCACTAGCCCCAAATGCTGTTTCCTCATTTTTGGCGCATGCGCATTTTGCAAGGACCCGATTCATCCGCGAGAGCTTGGAaattttgttcttatttgaGGACAGGTGACATCGTGCATTTAGTAACAACTTTTCtggcaaaacaaaaacagattGCTTGCGGCTAATCACACATTATAGTTTTGCGACTTGTGCATAGCAAATGCAATccgacattttgtttttgcaaTTTCCGCGAATTTAAGCCCCTTGGCTTGCCTCCGGGCTCTATAcgaactaaataaaaaatgccGGTTTTTGCTTTTTGAGAGCGACCGCACGCAATGTACGCTTGGTCTTTAAAAAAGTGTTTTGGTGCATTTGGGGTTGAACGCGGTAAAGTTCGGTTTTCGAACGCATGAAGGCCGATTTACGGTACTGGGGCCGAGGGAACGCTGTGCAATTCGATTAATGCTCCATCGTTTCTTTACGCACAACAAGATTATCGATGTTAAATTTTTCTCCCGAACAGTCTCATGCCTGGGTCTCCGAGCATGGCTTGTTTTTTGCTGACTACTAGTGCTTACAAACCTCAAAGCGGAAGTGAGGAAAGATTATCACCTCATGTCCTTTCCGGCACGCCTCTAGCTTGTGCCAGTAGCCAGCTGATACGCTTGGCGCGAAGGGCAACCCAGGAATGCTGTAATACCATATATGGATACAAGAAAAAACCTTGAACATACGATCAAATCTAGAATAGCCAAAGCGCAACTCTAATAACATTGGAAATTTTACAAGCTTTTCCTAGAGTCAGAGTGCATAAACGTTTAAACCAAGGAAGACGATATCTGAATCTAGTCCTTTCTGTCTGaccttgaaaaaaaacatgacgaCCCTGTTGCTAGAGATACGTAATACGAGATATGAGATACATGATGTTGACATATGACACAACAGCGCAAGATACACCAGTTATTGTGACGTCACGACAGAACAAATGATTCCCCAATCACGTTGAAGCGAAGTAAAGTCCGGTTCTCTCACATACGCCCCTGCCCCCACTACCGGCATCTTGCTCGCTCGACTCGAAACGCCGTAACTCTTTCTCCACAATGGTGAACGTAAACAAGGAGCAGATCACAGAAGCCTGTGTAGACATTCGAAATAACGACTCTGAGAACACATGGTAAGAGTTTAGTCTGGCTAAGTTCACgatttttctctttctctgAATCAATATGTTATGCAAATGCGCTCGGGACTTTTAATAACACCAACTAATGCCGTGAATTATTTACGACTACTAGACGattcttattattttgttcGTCCGGTTTTTCAGACTGTAGGAAGCTAGCTAGCTAGCGAAGCATTGCTCCATCTAGTCCATATAAACTTTAGACACGCTGAAGCTCGCTAACTGATAGTGCTTAA is part of the Nematostella vectensis chromosome 13, jaNemVect1.1, whole genome shotgun sequence genome and encodes:
- the LOC5508058 gene encoding ankyrin repeat domain-containing protein 11, translated to MEAPITLSGTRVPTTPSMVTMTTAGEREMLPQHITPEGPDSVLSLDPITPFKEGGLRKKPGKIGSKRKLFLLAGGGSAVKAKKVSTGIINKPKKTSSSAVAPPSTPKPVDGSWPVYPLTERQQLQYLLEVTAREAQKEEAESETDESAEQPSERLRQKEPEKKESNAVRVSKRNERGETALHLASIKGDVDELRSLIKAGANVNIKDYAGWTPLHEACNFGHISIVEELIKAGACVNTPGYESITPLHDAIINNHVQVVELLLYHGADPDKMTLQEYKAIDLARSASIIELLQTGKAPTNTPKLQEDTAHGSIPLRDTRDSVNNYSDTEIKKGSTETSNVHNEGTCQTNGLQKVSKDISRSPHYQNNAQSAQDCNQNELKSEKHIPFDSATDIEMADEEVDPRKLNECMDKAMIEISSYLQVTTDNSLITAPVNSVSGSQNSIETQPRVISTATVMSSSTVSDNQQKEHASNSRDLNCAEVINPNGELFEEDEVSEQVKSPSTQDKEGEKEMHKGREASGRTIITRQDRLRNKENSIPTHKSAYVKKRRSSVRISSKSDDSAVEGQECASHIRDPSWRKFIEQHRYSMHELPLNIPGYKDFLINRSVSQVPTKISEVKDMESEELSKLRTSHQVEQEKLRISFEQEVVRLFGNFARSLIRRDVPFGVCTILKHQMTMQHREVLHPAASNSMRYPSAERIRTDIAALIHKFGTLKDKLLRRQRHEFDAALALLQLTDGDSSQGCLEAQSYPKDFALIPKAFREYYEDFLCLID